Proteins from a single region of Nomascus leucogenys isolate Asia chromosome 2, Asia_NLE_v1, whole genome shotgun sequence:
- the GSE1 gene encoding genetic suppressor element 1 isoform X5: MFGLKPPLYYLPGMSHEPKSPSLGMLSTATRTTATVNPLTPSPLNGALVPSGSPATSSALSAQAAPSSSFAAALRKLAKQAEEPRGSSLSSESSPVSSPATNHSSPASTPKRVPMGPIIVPPGGHSVPSTPPVVTIAPTKTVNGVWRSESRQDAGSRSSSGGRERLVVEPPLPQEKAGGPAIPSHLLSTPYPFGLSPSSVVQDSRFPPLNLQRPVHHVVPPSTVTEDYLRSFRPYHTTDDLRMSSLPPLGLDPATAAAYYHPSYLAPHPFPHPAFRMDDSYCLSALRSPFYPIPTPGSLPPLHPSAMHLHLSGVRYPPELSHSSLAALHSERMSGLSAERLQMDEELRREREREREREREADREREKEREREREKEREQEKEREREKERERELERQREQRAREKELLAAKALEPTFLPVAELHGLRGHATEERGKPSEQLTPTRAEKLKDAGLQAPKPVPHPLHPVPAPHHTVPSLISNHGIFSLPSSSAATALLIQRTNEEEKWLARQRRLRQEKEDRQSQVSEFRQQVLEQHLDMGRPPVPAEAEHRPESTTRPGPNRHEPGGRDPPQHFGGPPPLISPKPQLHAAPTALWNPVSLMDNTLETRRAESHSLHSHTAAFEPSRQAAVPLVKVERVFCSEKAEEGPRKREPAPLDKYQPPPPPPREGGSLEHQPFPPGPGPFLAELEKSTQTILGQQRASLPQAATFGELSGPLKPGSPYRPPAPRAPDPAYIYDEFLQQRRRLVSKLDLEERRRREAQEKGYYYDLDDSYDESDEEEVRAHLRCVAEQPPLKLDTSSEKLEFLQLFGLTTQQQKEELVAQKRRKRRRMLRERSPSPPTIQSKRQTPSPRLALSTRYSPDEMNNSPNFEEKKKFLTIFNLTHISAEKRKDKERLVEMLRAMKQKALSAAVADSLTNSPRDSPAVSLSEPATQQASLDVEKPVGVAASLSDVPKAAEPGKLEQVRPQELSRVQELAPASGEKARLSEAPGGKKSLSMLHYIRGAAPKDIPVPLSHSTNGKSKPWEPFVAEEFAHQFHESVLQSTQKALQKHKGSVAVLSAEQNHKVDTSVHYNIPELQSSSRAPPPQHNGQQEPPTARKGPPTQEMDRDSEEEEEEEDEDGEDEEEAPRHKWQGIEAVFEAYQEHIEEQNLERQVLQTQCRRLEARHYSLSLTAEQLSHSVAELRSQKQKMVSERERLQAELDHLRKCLALPAMHWPRGYLKGYPR; this comes from the exons gcatgagccatgagccCAAGTCCCCTTCGCTAGGGATGCTTTCCACCGCGACCAGGACCACCGCCACCGTCAACCCCCTCACCCCCTCGCCGCTCAATGGCGCCCTGGTGCCCAGCGGCAGCCCCGCCACCAGCAGCGCGCTGTCGGCCCAGGCCGCGCCGTCCTCCAGCTTTGCTGCCGCGCTGCGCAAGCTCGCCAAACAGGCGGAGGAGCCCAGAG GGTCCTCACTGAGCAGCGAGTCGTCCCCCGTGTCCTCTCCGGCCACCAACCACAGCTCCCCTGCCAGCACACCCAAGCGCGTGCCCATGGGCCCTATCATTGTCCCCCCTGGGGGCCACAGCGTGCCCAGCACACCCCCCGTGGTGACCATCGCTCCAACCAAAACCGTCAATGGCGTCTGGAGGAGTGAGAGCCGGCAG GATGCCGGCTCCAGGAGCAGCAGTGGAGGTCGGGAACGCCTCGTTGTGGAGCCCCCGCTCCCCCAGGAGAAGGCAGGGGGCCCAGCCATCCCGTCGCACCTGCTCAGCACCCCCTACCCCTTCGGCCTCTCCCCCAGCTCAGTTGTGCAGGATTCCCGCTTCCCGCCACTCAA CCTCCAGCGGCCTGTGCACCACGTGGTGCCCCCCAGCACCGTGACCGAGGACTACCTGAGAAGCTTCCGGCCCTACCACACCACTGACGACCTCCGCATGTCCTCACTGCCTCCCCTCGGCCTGGACCCGGCCACTGCTGCAGCCTACTACCATCCCAGCTACCTGGCcccacaccccttcccccacccgGCCTTCAG GATGGACGACTCCTACTGCCTGTCTGCCCTGAGGTCCCCGTTctaccccatccccacccctggcTCCCTGCCCCCGCTGCACCCATCAGCGATGCACCTCCACCTCTCCGGGGTCCGCTACCCCCCCGAACTCTCCCACTCATCCCTGGCAGCACTGCACTCGGAGCGCATGTCCGGCCTCAGTGCGGAGAG GCTGCAGATGGACGAGGAGCTAAGGCGGGAGAGGGAGCGCGAGCGTGAGCGCGAGCGTGAGGCTGACCGCGAGCGGGAGAAGGAACGTGAGCGCGAACGTGAGAAGGAGCGCGAGCAAGAGAAGGAGCGTGAGCGTGAGAAGGAGCGCGAGCGCGAGCTGGAGCGCCAGCGGGAACAGCGGGCCCGGGAGAAGGAGCTCCTGGCCGCTAAGGCCCTGGAGCCCACCTTCCTGCCCGTGGCCGAGCTGCATGGGCTGCGTGGCCATGCCACTGAGGAGCGGGGCAAGCCCTCGGAGCAACTGACCCCAACCCGAGCAG AGAAGCTGAAGGATGCCGGCCTGCAGGCGCCCAAGCCCGTGCCACACCCCCTGCATCCGGTGCCCGCCCCACACCACACGGTGCCCAGCCTCATCTCCAACCATGGCATCTTCTCTCTGCCTAGCAGCAGTGCTGCCACAGCCCTGCTGATCCAGCGCACCAATGAGGAGGAGAAGTGGCTGGCGCGGCAGCGGCGGCTGCGGCAGGAGAAGGAGGACCGGCAGTCTCAGGTGTCGGAGTTCCGGCAGCAGGTGCTGGAGCAGCACCTGGACATGGGCCGGCCCCCGGTGCCGGCGGAGGCAGAGCACAGGCCGGAGAGCACCACCAG GCCAGGACCAAACCGTCACGAGCCAGGTGGCCGCGACCCTccgcagcactttggggggccaccACCTCTGATTTCGCCCAAGCCCCAGCTCCATGCTGCACCCACGGCCCTCTGGAACCCCGTGTCCCTGATGGACAATACCTTGGAGACACGGCGGGCCGAGAGCCACTCTCTGCACAGCCACACGGCTGCATTTGAGCCGAGCCGCCAGGCAGCCGTGCCGCTGGTGAAGGTGGAGCGGGTCTTCTGCTCGGAGAAAGCAGAGGAGGGGCCACGGAAGCGTGAGCCTGCCCCTCTGGACAAGTACCAGCCACCTCCGCCGCCAccaagagagggagggagcctgGAGCACCAGCCCTTCCCGCCCGGGCCTGGGCCCTTCCTGGCTGAGCTCGAGAAGTCCACCCAGACCATCCTGGGCCAGCAGCGGGCCTCCCTCCCACAGGCGGCCACTTTCGGGGAGCTCAGCGGACCCCTGAAGCCTGGCTCACCCTACCGGCCGCCAGCGCCACGGGCCCCCGACCCTGCCTACATCTATGATGAGTTCCTGCAGCAGCGCCGGAGGCTGGTCAGCAAGCTGGACCTGGAGGAGCGCAGGCGGCGGGAGGCCCAGGAAAAAG GGTACTACTATGACCTCGATGACTCTTACGATGAAAGCGATGAGGAGGAGGTCAGGGCCCACCTCCGTTGTGTGGCCGAGCAGCCGCCCCTCAAACTGGACACGTCCTCTGAG AAGCTAGAGTTTTTGCAACTTTTTGGCTTGACCACCCAACAGCAGAAGGAGGAATTGGTGGCCCAGAAGCGGAGGAAGCGGCGGCGGATGTTGCGAGAGAGAAGCCCGTCACCCCCAACAATTCAGAGCAAGCGGCAGACGCCTTCACCGAGACTGGCGCTGTCTACCCGCTACAGCCCTGACGAGATGAACAACAGTCCCAACTTCGAAGAAAAGAAGAAGTTCCTGACCATCTTCAACCTGACCCACATCAGCGCCGAGAAGAGGAAAG ACAAAGAGAGACTTGTTGAAATGCTCCGTGCCATGAAGCAGAAGGCACTGTCAGCAGCAGTGGCCGACTCCTTGACAAACTCTCCGAGGGACAGTCCTGCCGTCTCCCTGAGTG aaccAGCCACGCAGCAAGCCTCTCTGGATGTGGAGAAGCCGGTTGGTGTTGCTGCTTCCTTGTCTGACGTCCCAAAGGCCGCGGAGCCTGGGAAGCTGGAACAGGTTCGGCCCCAGGAGCTGTCGAGAGTCCAGGAGCTAGCTCCTGCCAGCGGGGAGAAGGCCAGGCTGAGCGAGGCCCCTGGAGGCAAAAAGAGCCTGAGCATGCTTCACTACATCCGGGGCGCTGCACCCAAGGACATTCCTGTGCCGCTGTCCCACAGCACCAATGGGAAGAGCAAGCCGTGGGAGCCCTTTGTGGCAGAAGAGTTTGCACATCAGTTCCACGAGTCAGTGCTGCAGTCCACCCAGAAGGCCCTGCAGAAGCATAAAG GGAGCGTGGCTGTGCTGTCCGCAGAGCAGAACCACAAGGTTGACACGTCCGTCCACTACAACATTCCTGAGCTGCAGTCCTCCAGCCGCGCCCCTCCACCCCAGCACAATGGGCAGCAGGAGCCCCCCACTGCAAGGAAGGGCCCCCCAACCCAGGAGATGGACCGGGACtcggaggaggaggaagaggaggaggatgaagatgGAGAAGATGAGGAGGAAGCCCCCAGGCACAAGTGGCAAGGGATCGAGGCCGTTTTTGAAGCTTACCAGGAACACATAGAAG
- the GSE1 gene encoding genetic suppressor element 1 isoform X6: MKGMSHEPKSPSLGMLSTATRTTATVNPLTPSPLNGALVPSGSPATSSALSAQAAPSSSFAAALRKLAKQAEEPRGSSLSSESSPVSSPATNHSSPASTPKRVPMGPIIVPPGGHSVPSTPPVVTIAPTKTVNGVWRSESRQDAGSRSSSGGRERLVVEPPLPQEKAGGPAIPSHLLSTPYPFGLSPSSVVQDSRFPPLNLQRPVHHVVPPSTVTEDYLRSFRPYHTTDDLRMSSLPPLGLDPATAAAYYHPSYLAPHPFPHPAFRMDDSYCLSALRSPFYPIPTPGSLPPLHPSAMHLHLSGVRYPPELSHSSLAALHSERMSGLSAERLQMDEELRREREREREREREADREREKEREREREKEREQEKEREREKERERELERQREQRAREKELLAAKALEPTFLPVAELHGLRGHATEERGKPSEQLTPTRAEKLKDAGLQAPKPVPHPLHPVPAPHHTVPSLISNHGIFSLPSSSAATALLIQRTNEEEKWLARQRRLRQEKEDRQSQVSEFRQQVLEQHLDMGRPPVPAEAEHRPESTTRPGPNRHEPGGRDPPQHFGGPPPLISPKPQLHAAPTALWNPVSLMDNTLETRRAESHSLHSHTAAFEPSRQAAVPLVKVERVFCSEKAEEGPRKREPAPLDKYQPPPPPPREGGSLEHQPFPPGPGPFLAELEKSTQTILGQQRASLPQAATFGELSGPLKPGSPYRPPAPRAPDPAYIYDEFLQQRRRLVSKLDLEERRRREAQEKGYYYDLDDSYDESDEEEVRAHLRCVAEQPPLKLDTSSEKLEFLQLFGLTTQQQKEELVAQKRRKRRRMLRERSPSPPTIQSKRQTPSPRLALSTRYSPDEMNNSPNFEEKKKFLTIFNLTHISAEKRKDKERLVEMLRAMKQKALSAAVADSLTNSPRDSPAVSLSEPATQQASLDVEKPVGVAASLSDVPKAAEPGKLEQVRPQELSRVQELAPASGEKARLSEAPGGKKSLSMLHYIRGAAPKDIPVPLSHSTNGKSKPWEPFVAEEFAHQFHESVLQSTQKALQKHKGSVAVLSAEQNHKVDTSVHYNIPELQSSSRAPPPQHNGQQEPPTARKGPPTQEMDRDSEEEEEEEDEDGEDEEEAPRHKWQGIEAVFEAYQEHIEEQNLERQVLQTQCRRLEARHYSLSLTAEQLSHSVAELRSQKQKMVSERERLQAELDHLRKCLALPAMHWPRGYLKGYPR; this comes from the exons gcatgagccatgagccCAAGTCCCCTTCGCTAGGGATGCTTTCCACCGCGACCAGGACCACCGCCACCGTCAACCCCCTCACCCCCTCGCCGCTCAATGGCGCCCTGGTGCCCAGCGGCAGCCCCGCCACCAGCAGCGCGCTGTCGGCCCAGGCCGCGCCGTCCTCCAGCTTTGCTGCCGCGCTGCGCAAGCTCGCCAAACAGGCGGAGGAGCCCAGAG GGTCCTCACTGAGCAGCGAGTCGTCCCCCGTGTCCTCTCCGGCCACCAACCACAGCTCCCCTGCCAGCACACCCAAGCGCGTGCCCATGGGCCCTATCATTGTCCCCCCTGGGGGCCACAGCGTGCCCAGCACACCCCCCGTGGTGACCATCGCTCCAACCAAAACCGTCAATGGCGTCTGGAGGAGTGAGAGCCGGCAG GATGCCGGCTCCAGGAGCAGCAGTGGAGGTCGGGAACGCCTCGTTGTGGAGCCCCCGCTCCCCCAGGAGAAGGCAGGGGGCCCAGCCATCCCGTCGCACCTGCTCAGCACCCCCTACCCCTTCGGCCTCTCCCCCAGCTCAGTTGTGCAGGATTCCCGCTTCCCGCCACTCAA CCTCCAGCGGCCTGTGCACCACGTGGTGCCCCCCAGCACCGTGACCGAGGACTACCTGAGAAGCTTCCGGCCCTACCACACCACTGACGACCTCCGCATGTCCTCACTGCCTCCCCTCGGCCTGGACCCGGCCACTGCTGCAGCCTACTACCATCCCAGCTACCTGGCcccacaccccttcccccacccgGCCTTCAG GATGGACGACTCCTACTGCCTGTCTGCCCTGAGGTCCCCGTTctaccccatccccacccctggcTCCCTGCCCCCGCTGCACCCATCAGCGATGCACCTCCACCTCTCCGGGGTCCGCTACCCCCCCGAACTCTCCCACTCATCCCTGGCAGCACTGCACTCGGAGCGCATGTCCGGCCTCAGTGCGGAGAG GCTGCAGATGGACGAGGAGCTAAGGCGGGAGAGGGAGCGCGAGCGTGAGCGCGAGCGTGAGGCTGACCGCGAGCGGGAGAAGGAACGTGAGCGCGAACGTGAGAAGGAGCGCGAGCAAGAGAAGGAGCGTGAGCGTGAGAAGGAGCGCGAGCGCGAGCTGGAGCGCCAGCGGGAACAGCGGGCCCGGGAGAAGGAGCTCCTGGCCGCTAAGGCCCTGGAGCCCACCTTCCTGCCCGTGGCCGAGCTGCATGGGCTGCGTGGCCATGCCACTGAGGAGCGGGGCAAGCCCTCGGAGCAACTGACCCCAACCCGAGCAG AGAAGCTGAAGGATGCCGGCCTGCAGGCGCCCAAGCCCGTGCCACACCCCCTGCATCCGGTGCCCGCCCCACACCACACGGTGCCCAGCCTCATCTCCAACCATGGCATCTTCTCTCTGCCTAGCAGCAGTGCTGCCACAGCCCTGCTGATCCAGCGCACCAATGAGGAGGAGAAGTGGCTGGCGCGGCAGCGGCGGCTGCGGCAGGAGAAGGAGGACCGGCAGTCTCAGGTGTCGGAGTTCCGGCAGCAGGTGCTGGAGCAGCACCTGGACATGGGCCGGCCCCCGGTGCCGGCGGAGGCAGAGCACAGGCCGGAGAGCACCACCAG GCCAGGACCAAACCGTCACGAGCCAGGTGGCCGCGACCCTccgcagcactttggggggccaccACCTCTGATTTCGCCCAAGCCCCAGCTCCATGCTGCACCCACGGCCCTCTGGAACCCCGTGTCCCTGATGGACAATACCTTGGAGACACGGCGGGCCGAGAGCCACTCTCTGCACAGCCACACGGCTGCATTTGAGCCGAGCCGCCAGGCAGCCGTGCCGCTGGTGAAGGTGGAGCGGGTCTTCTGCTCGGAGAAAGCAGAGGAGGGGCCACGGAAGCGTGAGCCTGCCCCTCTGGACAAGTACCAGCCACCTCCGCCGCCAccaagagagggagggagcctgGAGCACCAGCCCTTCCCGCCCGGGCCTGGGCCCTTCCTGGCTGAGCTCGAGAAGTCCACCCAGACCATCCTGGGCCAGCAGCGGGCCTCCCTCCCACAGGCGGCCACTTTCGGGGAGCTCAGCGGACCCCTGAAGCCTGGCTCACCCTACCGGCCGCCAGCGCCACGGGCCCCCGACCCTGCCTACATCTATGATGAGTTCCTGCAGCAGCGCCGGAGGCTGGTCAGCAAGCTGGACCTGGAGGAGCGCAGGCGGCGGGAGGCCCAGGAAAAAG GGTACTACTATGACCTCGATGACTCTTACGATGAAAGCGATGAGGAGGAGGTCAGGGCCCACCTCCGTTGTGTGGCCGAGCAGCCGCCCCTCAAACTGGACACGTCCTCTGAG AAGCTAGAGTTTTTGCAACTTTTTGGCTTGACCACCCAACAGCAGAAGGAGGAATTGGTGGCCCAGAAGCGGAGGAAGCGGCGGCGGATGTTGCGAGAGAGAAGCCCGTCACCCCCAACAATTCAGAGCAAGCGGCAGACGCCTTCACCGAGACTGGCGCTGTCTACCCGCTACAGCCCTGACGAGATGAACAACAGTCCCAACTTCGAAGAAAAGAAGAAGTTCCTGACCATCTTCAACCTGACCCACATCAGCGCCGAGAAGAGGAAAG ACAAAGAGAGACTTGTTGAAATGCTCCGTGCCATGAAGCAGAAGGCACTGTCAGCAGCAGTGGCCGACTCCTTGACAAACTCTCCGAGGGACAGTCCTGCCGTCTCCCTGAGTG aaccAGCCACGCAGCAAGCCTCTCTGGATGTGGAGAAGCCGGTTGGTGTTGCTGCTTCCTTGTCTGACGTCCCAAAGGCCGCGGAGCCTGGGAAGCTGGAACAGGTTCGGCCCCAGGAGCTGTCGAGAGTCCAGGAGCTAGCTCCTGCCAGCGGGGAGAAGGCCAGGCTGAGCGAGGCCCCTGGAGGCAAAAAGAGCCTGAGCATGCTTCACTACATCCGGGGCGCTGCACCCAAGGACATTCCTGTGCCGCTGTCCCACAGCACCAATGGGAAGAGCAAGCCGTGGGAGCCCTTTGTGGCAGAAGAGTTTGCACATCAGTTCCACGAGTCAGTGCTGCAGTCCACCCAGAAGGCCCTGCAGAAGCATAAAG GGAGCGTGGCTGTGCTGTCCGCAGAGCAGAACCACAAGGTTGACACGTCCGTCCACTACAACATTCCTGAGCTGCAGTCCTCCAGCCGCGCCCCTCCACCCCAGCACAATGGGCAGCAGGAGCCCCCCACTGCAAGGAAGGGCCCCCCAACCCAGGAGATGGACCGGGACtcggaggaggaggaagaggaggaggatgaagatgGAGAAGATGAGGAGGAAGCCCCCAGGCACAAGTGGCAAGGGATCGAGGCCGTTTTTGAAGCTTACCAGGAACACATAGAAG
- the GSE1 gene encoding genetic suppressor element 1 isoform X4, producing MLGMKTWSSLLQNLSMSHEPKSPSLGMLSTATRTTATVNPLTPSPLNGALVPSGSPATSSALSAQAAPSSSFAAALRKLAKQAEEPRGSSLSSESSPVSSPATNHSSPASTPKRVPMGPIIVPPGGHSVPSTPPVVTIAPTKTVNGVWRSESRQDAGSRSSSGGRERLVVEPPLPQEKAGGPAIPSHLLSTPYPFGLSPSSVVQDSRFPPLNLQRPVHHVVPPSTVTEDYLRSFRPYHTTDDLRMSSLPPLGLDPATAAAYYHPSYLAPHPFPHPAFRMDDSYCLSALRSPFYPIPTPGSLPPLHPSAMHLHLSGVRYPPELSHSSLAALHSERMSGLSAERLQMDEELRREREREREREREADREREKEREREREKEREQEKEREREKERERELERQREQRAREKELLAAKALEPTFLPVAELHGLRGHATEERGKPSEQLTPTRAEKLKDAGLQAPKPVPHPLHPVPAPHHTVPSLISNHGIFSLPSSSAATALLIQRTNEEEKWLARQRRLRQEKEDRQSQVSEFRQQVLEQHLDMGRPPVPAEAEHRPESTTRPGPNRHEPGGRDPPQHFGGPPPLISPKPQLHAAPTALWNPVSLMDNTLETRRAESHSLHSHTAAFEPSRQAAVPLVKVERVFCSEKAEEGPRKREPAPLDKYQPPPPPPREGGSLEHQPFPPGPGPFLAELEKSTQTILGQQRASLPQAATFGELSGPLKPGSPYRPPAPRAPDPAYIYDEFLQQRRRLVSKLDLEERRRREAQEKGYYYDLDDSYDESDEEEVRAHLRCVAEQPPLKLDTSSEKLEFLQLFGLTTQQQKEELVAQKRRKRRRMLRERSPSPPTIQSKRQTPSPRLALSTRYSPDEMNNSPNFEEKKKFLTIFNLTHISAEKRKDKERLVEMLRAMKQKALSAAVADSLTNSPRDSPAVSLSEPATQQASLDVEKPVGVAASLSDVPKAAEPGKLEQVRPQELSRVQELAPASGEKARLSEAPGGKKSLSMLHYIRGAAPKDIPVPLSHSTNGKSKPWEPFVAEEFAHQFHESVLQSTQKALQKHKGSVAVLSAEQNHKVDTSVHYNIPELQSSSRAPPPQHNGQQEPPTARKGPPTQEMDRDSEEEEEEEDEDGEDEEEAPRHKWQGIEAVFEAYQEHIEEQNLERQVLQTQCRRLEARHYSLSLTAEQLSHSVAELRSQKQKMVSERERLQAELDHLRKCLALPAMHWPRGYLKGYPR from the exons gcatgagccatgagccCAAGTCCCCTTCGCTAGGGATGCTTTCCACCGCGACCAGGACCACCGCCACCGTCAACCCCCTCACCCCCTCGCCGCTCAATGGCGCCCTGGTGCCCAGCGGCAGCCCCGCCACCAGCAGCGCGCTGTCGGCCCAGGCCGCGCCGTCCTCCAGCTTTGCTGCCGCGCTGCGCAAGCTCGCCAAACAGGCGGAGGAGCCCAGAG GGTCCTCACTGAGCAGCGAGTCGTCCCCCGTGTCCTCTCCGGCCACCAACCACAGCTCCCCTGCCAGCACACCCAAGCGCGTGCCCATGGGCCCTATCATTGTCCCCCCTGGGGGCCACAGCGTGCCCAGCACACCCCCCGTGGTGACCATCGCTCCAACCAAAACCGTCAATGGCGTCTGGAGGAGTGAGAGCCGGCAG GATGCCGGCTCCAGGAGCAGCAGTGGAGGTCGGGAACGCCTCGTTGTGGAGCCCCCGCTCCCCCAGGAGAAGGCAGGGGGCCCAGCCATCCCGTCGCACCTGCTCAGCACCCCCTACCCCTTCGGCCTCTCCCCCAGCTCAGTTGTGCAGGATTCCCGCTTCCCGCCACTCAA CCTCCAGCGGCCTGTGCACCACGTGGTGCCCCCCAGCACCGTGACCGAGGACTACCTGAGAAGCTTCCGGCCCTACCACACCACTGACGACCTCCGCATGTCCTCACTGCCTCCCCTCGGCCTGGACCCGGCCACTGCTGCAGCCTACTACCATCCCAGCTACCTGGCcccacaccccttcccccacccgGCCTTCAG GATGGACGACTCCTACTGCCTGTCTGCCCTGAGGTCCCCGTTctaccccatccccacccctggcTCCCTGCCCCCGCTGCACCCATCAGCGATGCACCTCCACCTCTCCGGGGTCCGCTACCCCCCCGAACTCTCCCACTCATCCCTGGCAGCACTGCACTCGGAGCGCATGTCCGGCCTCAGTGCGGAGAG GCTGCAGATGGACGAGGAGCTAAGGCGGGAGAGGGAGCGCGAGCGTGAGCGCGAGCGTGAGGCTGACCGCGAGCGGGAGAAGGAACGTGAGCGCGAACGTGAGAAGGAGCGCGAGCAAGAGAAGGAGCGTGAGCGTGAGAAGGAGCGCGAGCGCGAGCTGGAGCGCCAGCGGGAACAGCGGGCCCGGGAGAAGGAGCTCCTGGCCGCTAAGGCCCTGGAGCCCACCTTCCTGCCCGTGGCCGAGCTGCATGGGCTGCGTGGCCATGCCACTGAGGAGCGGGGCAAGCCCTCGGAGCAACTGACCCCAACCCGAGCAG AGAAGCTGAAGGATGCCGGCCTGCAGGCGCCCAAGCCCGTGCCACACCCCCTGCATCCGGTGCCCGCCCCACACCACACGGTGCCCAGCCTCATCTCCAACCATGGCATCTTCTCTCTGCCTAGCAGCAGTGCTGCCACAGCCCTGCTGATCCAGCGCACCAATGAGGAGGAGAAGTGGCTGGCGCGGCAGCGGCGGCTGCGGCAGGAGAAGGAGGACCGGCAGTCTCAGGTGTCGGAGTTCCGGCAGCAGGTGCTGGAGCAGCACCTGGACATGGGCCGGCCCCCGGTGCCGGCGGAGGCAGAGCACAGGCCGGAGAGCACCACCAG GCCAGGACCAAACCGTCACGAGCCAGGTGGCCGCGACCCTccgcagcactttggggggccaccACCTCTGATTTCGCCCAAGCCCCAGCTCCATGCTGCACCCACGGCCCTCTGGAACCCCGTGTCCCTGATGGACAATACCTTGGAGACACGGCGGGCCGAGAGCCACTCTCTGCACAGCCACACGGCTGCATTTGAGCCGAGCCGCCAGGCAGCCGTGCCGCTGGTGAAGGTGGAGCGGGTCTTCTGCTCGGAGAAAGCAGAGGAGGGGCCACGGAAGCGTGAGCCTGCCCCTCTGGACAAGTACCAGCCACCTCCGCCGCCAccaagagagggagggagcctgGAGCACCAGCCCTTCCCGCCCGGGCCTGGGCCCTTCCTGGCTGAGCTCGAGAAGTCCACCCAGACCATCCTGGGCCAGCAGCGGGCCTCCCTCCCACAGGCGGCCACTTTCGGGGAGCTCAGCGGACCCCTGAAGCCTGGCTCACCCTACCGGCCGCCAGCGCCACGGGCCCCCGACCCTGCCTACATCTATGATGAGTTCCTGCAGCAGCGCCGGAGGCTGGTCAGCAAGCTGGACCTGGAGGAGCGCAGGCGGCGGGAGGCCCAGGAAAAAG GGTACTACTATGACCTCGATGACTCTTACGATGAAAGCGATGAGGAGGAGGTCAGGGCCCACCTCCGTTGTGTGGCCGAGCAGCCGCCCCTCAAACTGGACACGTCCTCTGAG AAGCTAGAGTTTTTGCAACTTTTTGGCTTGACCACCCAACAGCAGAAGGAGGAATTGGTGGCCCAGAAGCGGAGGAAGCGGCGGCGGATGTTGCGAGAGAGAAGCCCGTCACCCCCAACAATTCAGAGCAAGCGGCAGACGCCTTCACCGAGACTGGCGCTGTCTACCCGCTACAGCCCTGACGAGATGAACAACAGTCCCAACTTCGAAGAAAAGAAGAAGTTCCTGACCATCTTCAACCTGACCCACATCAGCGCCGAGAAGAGGAAAG ACAAAGAGAGACTTGTTGAAATGCTCCGTGCCATGAAGCAGAAGGCACTGTCAGCAGCAGTGGCCGACTCCTTGACAAACTCTCCGAGGGACAGTCCTGCCGTCTCCCTGAGTG aaccAGCCACGCAGCAAGCCTCTCTGGATGTGGAGAAGCCGGTTGGTGTTGCTGCTTCCTTGTCTGACGTCCCAAAGGCCGCGGAGCCTGGGAAGCTGGAACAGGTTCGGCCCCAGGAGCTGTCGAGAGTCCAGGAGCTAGCTCCTGCCAGCGGGGAGAAGGCCAGGCTGAGCGAGGCCCCTGGAGGCAAAAAGAGCCTGAGCATGCTTCACTACATCCGGGGCGCTGCACCCAAGGACATTCCTGTGCCGCTGTCCCACAGCACCAATGGGAAGAGCAAGCCGTGGGAGCCCTTTGTGGCAGAAGAGTTTGCACATCAGTTCCACGAGTCAGTGCTGCAGTCCACCCAGAAGGCCCTGCAGAAGCATAAAG GGAGCGTGGCTGTGCTGTCCGCAGAGCAGAACCACAAGGTTGACACGTCCGTCCACTACAACATTCCTGAGCTGCAGTCCTCCAGCCGCGCCCCTCCACCCCAGCACAATGGGCAGCAGGAGCCCCCCACTGCAAGGAAGGGCCCCCCAACCCAGGAGATGGACCGGGACtcggaggaggaggaagaggaggaggatgaagatgGAGAAGATGAGGAGGAAGCCCCCAGGCACAAGTGGCAAGGGATCGAGGCCGTTTTTGAAGCTTACCAGGAACACATAGAAG